In the Chloroflexaceae bacterium genome, TGGCTCGCGGCGCTCGTGTCACCATTGTTACGGATCAACCTTTTCGAGAAACGCTATGGACACCCTCTCAGGGGTGGAATTTTGTTGGGCGAGCAGGGGTTTTCGGTATTCCAATGCGCTTGTGATCCTCACCCCCCGCCCCCCTCTCCACCGTAGGTGGAGAGGGGGACGTTGGGCGCCCCAATGCCCCGGATGGCGAACGCGACGCGAGGATGCGCCCGAAAAACCCTACACCTGAGAGCCCTGACCCTCCCACGCCGTGAGAGAAAACCGGGCCCCTCCCCCCGGCGGGGGGAGGCGGGGAGGAGGGCAGAATGCGGCGTCACTATAAACCTGCGAAACCAGAGCTAACCTGAACCCATGTTCTTTCCCGCCAATCTGATCCGCGCCGAGATCGCCGATCTGGAGCCGTACACCCCCATCCTGCCGCTGGAGGTGCTGGCGGCGCGGCTGAACCTGCCCGTCGAGCGTCTGGTGAAGCTCGATGCCAACGAGAACCCCTACGGCCCCTCGCCACGGGCGCTGGAAGCCCTGGCGCGCGAGCCCTTCCTGCACATCTACCCCGATCCCGGCCACACCCGGCTGCGCGCGGCCCTCAGCGCGTATGCCGGCCAGCCGGTCGAGCGCATCCTCTGCGGGGCGGGCGCCGACGAGTTGATTGACCTCATCCTGCGCCTCTGCCTGACCCCCGGCGCCGCCGTGATTGACTGCCAGCCGACCTTTGGCATGTACAGCTTCGACACGGGGGTCTGCGGCGGGCGCGTGGTGGACGTGCCCCGTCGCGCCGATTTCAGCCTCGACCTGGAGGGCATCGAGCAAGCGGCCCGCGCCAGCGAGGCCCGCGTCCTGTTCCTGACCTCGCCCAATAACCCTACCGGCAACCTGCTGCCGCCCGAGCACCTGGAGCGCCTGCTGCGCCTGCCGCTGCTGGTAGTGGTGGACGAAGCCTACGTCGAGTTCGCCGGAGTCGGGCAGGGCTTTGGCGCCTGGGTGGGGCGCTACGAAAACCTGGCAGTGCTGCGCACCTTTAGCAAGTGGGCGGGGCTGGCGGGCCTGCGCGTGGGGTACGGGCTGCTGCCCGAGTGGCTTGCCGAGCAACTCTGGAAGATCAAGCAGCCCTACAATGTGAGCGTGGCGGCCCAGGTCGCTGCAATCGCCTCGCTGGAGGATCGCGCCTACCTGATGGGAAACGTGGCTCGCATCGTAGCCGAGCGCGAGCGGCTGCAGCCGCTGCTGGCCGACCTTCCCTACCTGCGGCCCCTGTCCAGCGCGGCGAATTTCATCCTCTGCCGGGTGGAGGGCCGCTCGGCCCGCGAGGTGAAACTGGCCCTGGAACAGCAAGGCATCCTGGTGCGCTACTACCACACATCCCTGTTGCGCGACTACATCCGTATCAGCATCGGCACGCCGGAGCAGAGCGCCGTCCTCCTGGAGGCCCTGCGCGCCCTGGCGTAGTGGTTTGCATCAGCCCTGTTTTCACACCAGTGGCGCGCGACATAGCCGCCGGGCCGTCTGGTATGATAGTATGTATGCGCGGCAAGGTTCGGAGGGGCCGCAGGCCCCTCCGAACACTATCTTCGCGTGCCGTATCTCCGTAATCCGAGACCACTGCGTAAGAAAGGAGCGTTCGATGCTGAACCTCGCTCTGCTGCTGGAGCAAAGCGCACGCCAGGACCCCGGCAAGCTCGCGGTGATCCTGGACGATTACAAGCTGCGCTACGCGGAGGTGAACGGGGCCGCCAACAAGGTGGCCAATGCCCTGGTGAAGCTGGGCGTTCAACCGGGCGACAAGGTCGCCCTGATGATGCCGAACACGCCCCATTTCCCCATCTGTTACTACGGCATCCTCAAGGCCGGCGCCACGGTAGTGCCGCTGAATGTGCTCTTCAAACAGAATGAAGTGCAGTACCACCTTGAGGACAGCGACTCGGTGGCGCTGATCACCTGGGAGGGCTTTCTGCCCGAGGCCGGCCCGGGCTTCCGCAAAACCGAGACCTGCCACCATCTGATCGTGGTGCAGGCCCCTGGCAGCAGCGAGGCCCTGCCCGAAGGGGCGATCAGCTTCAACCAGATCATGGCCGAGCACGCGCCGGTCTTCGACACGGTGCAAACCCGCTCCGACGACACTGCGGTGATCCTCTACACCTCGGGCACCACCGGCCGGCCCAAGGGCGCCGAACTGTCGCACTTCAACATGTTTTTCAACGCCATGATCTGCGCCGAGAAGCTGCTCGGCGTGGTCAAAGAAGACGTGTTTCTCGCGACGCTGCCGCTCTTCCACTCCTTCGGCCAGACCTGTGTGATGAACGTGAGCCTGTTCCTCGGAGCGACGATGACCATGCTGCCGCGCTTCGAGCCGGTCAAGGCCGCCGAGATCATCCAGCGCGACCGGGTGACGGTGTTCGCTGGTGTGCCCACGATGTACTTCTACCTGCTGCACCACCCGGAGGCGGCGCAGTTCGATATGTCCTCGCTGCGGCGCTGCGTGTCGGGTGGTTCGGCGATGCCCGTGGAGGTGCTGCACGCCTTCAATCAGAAGTACAACGTGACCATCCTGGAGGGCTACGGCCTCTCCGAAACCTCGCCCGTGGCCTCGTTCAACCACCTCGACCGGCCCACCAAACCCGGCAGCATCGGCACGCCCATCTGGGGCGTGCAGATGGCGGTGGTCAACCCGGAGGGCCAGCCCGTGCCCACTGGTGAGCTGGGCGAGATCGTCATCCGCGGCCATAACGTGATGAAGGGCTACTACAAGCGCCCCGAGGCCACTGCCGAGGCTATCCGCAACGGCTGGTTCCACACCGGCGACCTGGCGCGCCAGGATGAGGACGGCTACTTCTACATCGTTGACCGGGTGAAGGATATGATCATCCGCGGCGGCTTCAACGTCTACCCGCGCGAGATCGAAGAGGTGCTCTACGCCCACCCGGCGGTGGCCGAGGCGGCGGTGATCGGCGTGCCCGACCCGGCCCTGGGCGAGGAGGTCAAGGCGGTGGTGGCCTTCAAACCCGGCCACAGCGCCACCGAGCAGGAGTTGATTGACTACTGCAAGGAGCGCCTGGCCGCCTACAAGTACCCGCGCAGCGTCGAGATCCGCGAGAGCCTGCCCAAGACCGCCACCGGCAAGATCCTCAAGCGCGAGTTGAAGGCGTGAGGTTCTTCCTTGCCGTCTGGAGGGCGCCGCCCTCCAGACGGCAAGGAGTTTTTGCAGCGGCGGAGCTCCTACGAACCAACCATGAGCGTGGTCAATTCGACAGGCGCGCCGGTTTCCGTGGGGAGCGGCGCGCCCGTTGCGGCGTCGTAGAGGCCCACGAGCAGCCGGTAGGGGCCGGGGGGCAGGGCCGGCAGGGGCATGTCGGCCCGGTCAATCACCAGTTCGCCGGGTTGCCAGCGGCTGGTCGGGTAATCCTCGTAGCGCAGGGGCAGGTCGCGCTGAGCCACCCGCCGCCCGCCCGCGTCGTAGACGTGCACGAAGAGGGTGTAATCGCGGTCGAGCGAGGCCAGGGCGCGCCAGTAGAGGTTGATCTGCACGGGGGCGCCCGCGGGCACGGCGCGCGCGTCGGCCCCTTCTAGCGGCGTGATGCGACTGCGCGGTTCGCCGGGGGCGAGTTCGTAGCCCAGCAGGTCAATCAGGCCGCCAAAGCGGGCGGGTCGCCGCACGAAGGGGATCATCTCGGCATGCTCCCCCAGATCGAGCAGCGCGCCGCCCGGTCCCGGTTGCAGGCCCAGCGAGCGATCAGGCATCTCCAGGATGGCCGGGGCGCCCCGCACCAGGCGCTCGTAGGCCGGGCGATCAGCGAGGTCGTAGCGTTCGCTGTTCACCAGCAGGTAGCGGTAGCCGCGGGCGCGGTACCAGTCAGGCGCATACGTTCCCAGCCAGCGCACCGGCGTCACCGCCGGATCGCCCGCCCACTGCACGGGGTTGGCCTCGACAGCGGCGAGCATGCCGCGGGGTTGGGCGCGCAGGGTCTCGGCGGCGGCCACCAGGGTGTGGGGTTTGCTCCAGTAGTTCAGCAGCCAGCGCGTTTCAAGCGCATGCGGGCTGAGGAGCAGCGCTCCCAGCGCGACGGCGATGACCGTGCCTGCCCGCCAGCCCACCCGCTCCCGGTGCACCTCGGCGGTTGAAGGCGCCCCATCGGGGCGGATGTCAATCACCTGCGGCCCGCTGACGCCCGCGCCGCGCGCCAGCAGCCGGCCCAGCGCCTCGGCCAGGGCGACGGTCGCCGCCGCCGCCAGCAGGAACAGCGGCGGAAACAGCGGCAGGGTGTTGCGGTTGAAGTTGACCGCCTGGGTCAGCAGCAAGCCGCCCCCGGCCAGCACGGCCACACCCAGAATGGCCAGTTGCCGCGGCGCGCGACGGGCCAGCAGCGGCAGGCCGGCGAGCAGCAGCACGGCCGCGGGCCAGGTTAGCCCGTCGCGCCAGAAGAAGGCCAGGTAGCCATCGAGGCGCCAGCGCCCGATGAAATCGCCGTGGCTGCCGCTGGCGTAGTGCTGCGCGTTGATCAGCATGTCGCGCCGGAAGGCGGCGAAGTCGAGGATGGCGAAGGGCGTGGTCAGCAGAAAGACCAGGATGGCCAGCGCCCCTGCGGCCAGCAGGCGCGCGCCGTGGAGGGCGGCCAGACGCCAGACAGCGCCCTGTTTCCCCTCGCGCCAGGCGGCAACCACGTAGATCGCCGCTGCCGCCCCCAGCGCCAGACCGATCACCCCGGCGTTGTACTTCGTGCCTGCGGCAAGGCCCGTGGCCGCCCCCGCCAGCAGGTAGGCGCGCCAGCGGCCGCCTGTCGCCACGCCCCATGCCCCGAGCAACGCCAGCGTCACCCAGACGCCCGTGGGCACATCAGTGGTAATGAAGTGACTATGCTCCACATGGTAGGCGCTCAGCGCCAGGGCCAGCGCTGCGAGCAACCCCGCGCGCCAGTTGAACATGCGCCGGCCAAGCAGGTAGAGCAGCGGAACGGTGAGCGCGCCAAGCGCGGCCGTCAATGCCCGCCCCCAGACGTACAGCTCCGGCGCAGTGGTGTACAGGTAGGTCCTGGCCGGCAGGTCAGCAAGCGAAGAGTACAGGCCCCGGGCGACGCCCCAGGCGGCGTGGGCGCGCACTACCGCTGCGAGCATGTAATAGTGCAGGGAAGGGTAGAGGAACTTGCCCGGATTGGCGCTGCCCTCCTGGACCATGCGCACCGCCGGTTCGAGTACGGCGGGTTCGTCGGGGTGCTCGACATACGGCAGGCCCCACCCCGATGCCCAGCAGCGCAACGCCAGCGCCAGGGCGAACAGCGCGGCCATGATCAGCGCCGTGGCGCGCCGCTGGAGGATGCGAGCGCTCATCGGCGTGCGGGCTTGATCCGCTTGCCCTCAAGACGAGCGTGCAGATCGAGGTAGTGCAGCCAGGCTCGCAGGGTCAGCGGGCCGTACTCGTTGTGGGGGATGACCCAGTCGGGGGGCACGCCACGGGTCTCAAGCTGCCGTATCAGCACCACCGTCTCGCGGCGAGTGGCGGCGAAGGCCGCTCGCAAGTCAAGGAGGCTCTGGCCGCCAGGCGGCGCGTACCGGTCCATCTCATCCTGCACCGGCGGTTCGCCGAGGGCCGTGCGCAGGCGACGCTGGCCCCAGCGTTCCAGACCGACGATATGGCGCAACTGGCGGCGGTTTTCGGGGCTGTCGGCGGCGGCGGCAAAACGCGCCTCAAGCTCCTTGCCGCTGGCTTCGAGCCTGCCGGCGAAGTAAGCGTAGTCCCGCTTGCGGGCTGGACGTTCCAGGAACAGGTTGCGAATGGCGGGGACCAGAGGATTAGCCATAGTAGCGTCAGAAAGGTTTTCAACAGCGACCATTCCGGGTCGCCGGGCGGGCGCTGTATCCCACCTCAATCTGCACTGTCACTATCGTCCTCGTCGCTGCCGGGGAGGCGGGGCAGGCGGGCCAGGGCCGCCCGGTAGCGCTCGGCGTCGTAGGCTTCGCCCCGCGCCATGACCTCGAAGATCTCGCTCGTCACTGCCGTGGCAATCAGATTGATCGCCCCTTCGGGACTGTATCCCATCGAGACCAGACGCTCCAGGGTTCGCCGGGTCTCGGGCGGGTTGCCGGTGGTAAGTTGCTTCTCCACGAGCTGAAGCACGGCGGCCCGCAGGGCAGGATTGGTTGACTGCGGCTCGCCATACCCCTGCGGTGGAATAACTGGTCGTCGCCGAGGACGCTGGCGTTTCAGGGCCATTAGCGGTTCTCCTGGTTCAAGTATTCTATTTATATTGTACCGCAAGCCCGATGCGGCAATATCAGGCTCTTTGACGCAAGGCTGATCCAGAGTCGCCGGGGCCGGCTCCACCCTCCGGGGTTTGTTGGTTCTGGCGTCGTAGCCGCCAGAACCAGCAAAAAATACCTTTTCGGGCGGCATAGCCGCTCCAACCTTCGCTTTCGGAGGCGGACCTTGCATCAGCCTCGGCCATTGACGGCAGGAACGTGTAACCGTATGATGCAGCCCGATCTGGAGCATACCACGTGATCACCGGCCCGCCAGTTGAGATGAGAGGGGAAACCCCATGGAGCACCGCGTAGGCTACAAGGTCTACTACGAAGACACGGACAGCCTCGGGGTCGTCTATTACGCCAACTACCTGAAGTATCTGGAGCGGGGAAGAACGGAGTATGTCGGCTCGCGCGGGCGGCCGATCCAGGATTGGAACCGGGACGGATACTACTTCGTGGTCTACGAGGTACAGATGCGCTTCCGGCGCTCGGCCTCCCTGGGCGACATTGTGGAGGTGGTCTCCACCTTTCAGCGCAC is a window encoding:
- the hisC gene encoding histidinol-phosphate transaminase, encoding MFFPANLIRAEIADLEPYTPILPLEVLAARLNLPVERLVKLDANENPYGPSPRALEALAREPFLHIYPDPGHTRLRAALSAYAGQPVERILCGAGADELIDLILRLCLTPGAAVIDCQPTFGMYSFDTGVCGGRVVDVPRRADFSLDLEGIEQAARASEARVLFLTSPNNPTGNLLPPEHLERLLRLPLLVVVDEAYVEFAGVGQGFGAWVGRYENLAVLRTFSKWAGLAGLRVGYGLLPEWLAEQLWKIKQPYNVSVAAQVAAIASLEDRAYLMGNVARIVAERERLQPLLADLPYLRPLSSAANFILCRVEGRSAREVKLALEQQGILVRYYHTSLLRDYIRISIGTPEQSAVLLEALRALA
- a CDS encoding long-chain fatty acid--CoA ligase: MLNLALLLEQSARQDPGKLAVILDDYKLRYAEVNGAANKVANALVKLGVQPGDKVALMMPNTPHFPICYYGILKAGATVVPLNVLFKQNEVQYHLEDSDSVALITWEGFLPEAGPGFRKTETCHHLIVVQAPGSSEALPEGAISFNQIMAEHAPVFDTVQTRSDDTAVILYTSGTTGRPKGAELSHFNMFFNAMICAEKLLGVVKEDVFLATLPLFHSFGQTCVMNVSLFLGATMTMLPRFEPVKAAEIIQRDRVTVFAGVPTMYFYLLHHPEAAQFDMSSLRRCVSGGSAMPVEVLHAFNQKYNVTILEGYGLSETSPVASFNHLDRPTKPGSIGTPIWGVQMAVVNPEGQPVPTGELGEIVIRGHNVMKGYYKRPEATAEAIRNGWFHTGDLARQDEDGYFYIVDRVKDMIIRGGFNVYPREIEEVLYAHPAVAEAAVIGVPDPALGEEVKAVVAFKPGHSATEQELIDYCKERLAAYKYPRSVEIRESLPKTATGKILKRELKA
- a CDS encoding glycosyltransferase family 39 protein; protein product: MSARILQRRATALIMAALFALALALRCWASGWGLPYVEHPDEPAVLEPAVRMVQEGSANPGKFLYPSLHYYMLAAVVRAHAAWGVARGLYSSLADLPARTYLYTTAPELYVWGRALTAALGALTVPLLYLLGRRMFNWRAGLLAALALALSAYHVEHSHFITTDVPTGVWVTLALLGAWGVATGGRWRAYLLAGAATGLAAGTKYNAGVIGLALGAAAAIYVVAAWREGKQGAVWRLAALHGARLLAAGALAILVFLLTTPFAILDFAAFRRDMLINAQHYASGSHGDFIGRWRLDGYLAFFWRDGLTWPAAVLLLAGLPLLARRAPRQLAILGVAVLAGGGLLLTQAVNFNRNTLPLFPPLFLLAAAATVALAEALGRLLARGAGVSGPQVIDIRPDGAPSTAEVHRERVGWRAGTVIAVALGALLLSPHALETRWLLNYWSKPHTLVAAAETLRAQPRGMLAAVEANPVQWAGDPAVTPVRWLGTYAPDWYRARGYRYLLVNSERYDLADRPAYERLVRGAPAILEMPDRSLGLQPGPGGALLDLGEHAEMIPFVRRPARFGGLIDLLGYELAPGEPRSRITPLEGADARAVPAGAPVQINLYWRALASLDRDYTLFVHVYDAGGRRVAQRDLPLRYEDYPTSRWQPGELVIDRADMPLPALPPGPYRLLVGLYDAATGAPLPTETGAPVELTTLMVGS
- a CDS encoding YbgC/FadM family acyl-CoA thioesterase, whose protein sequence is MEHRVGYKVYYEDTDSLGVVYYANYLKYLERGRTEYVGSRGRPIQDWNRDGYYFVVYEVQMRFRRSASLGDIVEVVSTFQRTSAYRGRFSQRIECRGEVLVEAEVDVVCVDPQQQLREFPPL